TCAGTGCCATCCTGGCGGTCGTTCTGGTGTGTGGTCTGCGGCTGGCGGTGATGCTCTCCGCGCTCTTTGTCATTGTGGACGTGGCGGCCACGGGGGCATTCGTACTGTTGTGCTACTTCGCGGCGCTTGGAGCCGCCTGGTATGGCGCCCACCGTTTTCTGCTGTCGCCCCGGAGCGTGCAGGTGACTGAACGCGGCATGCACATTGCCAGGGACTACCTGCCCTGGCCGCGTCGGCGCGAGGAACTCCTCGTTGTCGAGAAGCGGCGTCTGGCCAGACGCCCTCACCATCGTGCCGTTTACTACACCTCGTCTGGGCGTGTACGCATACGCGGACTGGAGAATATGAAGCAGTACGACGACCCGGCCGTCGCGCGTCAGGCCGTCGAGGCTCGGCTGGAACAGGTCTGGGCGGCCTGTGAGTGGGCGCGTGCGGACGCGGCTAAGAGGCGCTGCCAGGCGGCCACGGAGCCGGGCACGGACGCTCAGAAGTAGTAGGGGAACGGCGACCAATCCGGCTCGCGGCGCTCAAGGAAGGCGTCGCGGCCCTCGGCGGCCTCGTCGGTCATGTAGGCCAGGCGGGTGGCCTCCCCGGCAAAGACCTGCTGGCCCGCCAGGCCGTCGTCGGCCAGGTTGAAGGCGTACTTGAGCATGCGGATCGCCTGCGGCGACTTGCCAGCCACGATGCGCGCATACTCCAGGGCGCGCTCCTCCAGCTCGGCATGGGGGACGGCCTCGTTGACCACGCCCCAGCGCTCGGCGGTGGCGGCGTCGTAGGTGCGGGCCAGGAAGAAGATCTCGCGGGCCCGCTTGTCCCCGACCTGCCGGGCGAGCAGGGCGGAGCCGTAGCCGGCGTCGAAGGAGCCCACGTCGGCGTCGGTCTGCTTGAAGCGGGCGTGCTCGGCGGAGGCGAGCGAGAGGTCGCAGACCACGTTCAGGGAGTGGCCGCCGCCGGCCGCCCAGCCGGAGACGGCCGCGATGACGACCTTCGGCATGGTGCGGATGAGCCGCTGCACCTCCAGGATGTGCAATCGCCCCGCCCGGGCGGCGTCCAGGCGCTCTCGCTGTGCGGCGACGGCGGCGTAGTGGTTGTCGGTAGGCGCGGCCTCGCTAACGGGGGAAGCATGCTCGACGTCGTCGCCCGCCTTCTCGTACAGGTAGCCGTCCCGGCCGCGCACCCGCTGGTCGCCGCCGGAGCAGAATCCCCAACCGCCGTCCTTGGGGGAGGGGCCGTTGCCGGTGAGGATGACGGCACCGACGTCGCCGCTCATGCGCGCGTGGTCCAGGACCCGGTACAGCTCGTCGACGGTGTGCGGGCGGAAGGCGTTGCGCAACTCGGGGCGGTCTAGCGCCACCCGCGCCACCGGCAGGTCGCGCACCCAGGCGCCGTCGGCGTCGCGCTCGCAGCCGCGGTGGTAGGTGACGTCGGTGAGCGCGCCCGGGCCGTCGCCGCGGTTGGCGAATCCGGCGACGTCGCGCCAGCAGAGAGGATCGAAGATCTCCGAGACCCGCTGCGGCAGCGGGTGGGGCGACGATGCGGTGGGGCAGTGGTCGGTCATGCACACAGGGTAAGGGTGCGGCGTACCGATCTTGTCAGCCGGTGATGTAGGCGGCCATGAGTTCGGTGCGCGAGTTGTAGCCGAGCTCGCGGAGCACATCTGACACGTAAAGGCGGACCGTGTTCTGTGAGAGGTTCAGGCGAGTCGCAATCCGTTTGTTGGTCAAGCCCTGCAACAGGCAGGCGTGGACTGCTTGGAGGTGCGGCGGCAGCTTCTCGACTGCGGCCTGCACCTGCCGCACGGCATCGCTCCGGTCCTGCTGCACCCGGTAGGC
This genomic stretch from Actinomyces qiguomingii harbors:
- a CDS encoding 1,4-dihydroxy-2-naphthoyl-CoA synthase → MTDHCPTASSPHPLPQRVSEIFDPLCWRDVAGFANRGDGPGALTDVTYHRGCERDADGAWVRDLPVARVALDRPELRNAFRPHTVDELYRVLDHARMSGDVGAVILTGNGPSPKDGGWGFCSGGDQRVRGRDGYLYEKAGDDVEHASPVSEAAPTDNHYAAVAAQRERLDAARAGRLHILEVQRLIRTMPKVVIAAVSGWAAGGGHSLNVVCDLSLASAEHARFKQTDADVGSFDAGYGSALLARQVGDKRAREIFFLARTYDAATAERWGVVNEAVPHAELEERALEYARIVAGKSPQAIRMLKYAFNLADDGLAGQQVFAGEATRLAYMTDEAAEGRDAFLERREPDWSPFPYYF